Part of the Geodermatophilus obscurus DSM 43160 genome is shown below.
CGGTCTGTGGACGGCGACCGCTGGTGTGGACGGGCACCTGGGGGACGACGCACCGCGGCCCTAGCGTCCCGCCGCACCGGTCCCGCCGTGGGTCCGGGCAGACGCCGGGGGGTCCTGACGTGTCCGGAACCATCGCCGCCCACTTCGATGCCATCGACACCCTGGCCGCCGAGCTGGCCGGCCTCGCCGCCGAGTTGGCCGGGGAGGCGCAGCTGTGCCGGTCCACGGCGGTCTCCCTGGGGACGGCGGTCAGCGGAGGAGCCGCGGAGAGCGCCGGCGCCGCGGGCTCGGGCTGGGGCACCGCCCTGGAGCTGCTGGGCAAGCAGACCGGGGCGCTCGCCGCGACCCTGTCCGCGGCCGTCGACTCCTACCGGGCGGCCGACGCAGCACTGGCAGACCGGGTGCTCGCCCGGCGCCACAGCACGGCCGCCCGGTGAGCGCCCCCACCCTCGCCGAGGTGGCCGGGTGGGACGTCCCGCTGCTGCGCGGGGCGGTCTGGACCCTCGACTCGGTCGCCGGTGGTCTGCCGGCCTGGCGGGCCCGGGTCGAGGCCGTCGGCCGCTCGCTGGAGGACGCCTCCTGCTGGTACGGGCCGGCCGCGCAGGCCGCCGGCGCCGCGCTCGTGGAGGTCTCGACGGTCGCCACGGCGGTCACCGCGGCCCTGGACGAGTCACTCGAGCACGCGCAGCGCCTGCTGGCCGAAGCGGATACCGCGCAGGAGCTCGCCGAGCGCGCCCTGGCCGCTGCCGCGTCGGTCCCCGTCGTCCTGGACGGCGCCGGGCGGCTGGTCTCGCTGCCGGCCGTGCAGGTCGGCGCCGAGCCCGGCCTCGGCGCCGACCAGACGGCCGTCGCGCTGCAGGCGCAGGAGCTGGCCGAGGAGGCCCTGGCCGCCGCGGTGCGGGGAGACCGGGCGGCGGGTGAGGCCGAGGCCGCACTGGCCCGCCTCGGGATGGGAGGGGGCAGCGCCCCGGCCACCTCCATGGACCTGGTCGGCACTGTCGTCGCCGGGACCGGCATGGCGGCGGTCCTCCCTCCGCCCGGCGGACCTGGCGAACAGGCCGCGTGGTGGGCCGGTCTGTCGACCGCAGACCGGTTGACCGCCATCTCCGAGGTCCCCAGCCGGATCGGCCGGCTGGACGGTCTGCCGGCCTGGGCTCGCAACCAGGCGAACCGGGTGCTGGTGGAACGCACACTGACCGAACCGTCACTGCCCGGGCACGCGGTCGCCGTCTCGGTGGCCGCAGAGATCACCAGGAGGGAGGTGGCAGGCGAGGAGGTGCAACTCCACCTGTTCCAGCCGGAGGAGGGGCTGGTCGCCTTGGCGGTCGGGGACCTGGACACCGCAGACCACGTGGCGCTGCTCGTGCCCGGTACGGGCATCGACCCGATCGAGGACCTGGACGGCCTCGTCGGCGACGCGGCCGCCGTCGCGGGTGCCACCAGGGCCGCTGCTCCGGCGGCGGCCGTCGCGACGATCGCGTGGATGGGATACCGGGCGCCGTCGAACCTGGTCAAGGCGCCGAGTCCGCACTACTCCTGGCCCGGCGGCCGGGCGCTGGACGCGACGCTGGGCGGGCTCGCGTCGGCGCGCGCGGCCACCTCGGGGGGACGTCCGCACACCACCGTCATCGGACACAGTTACGGCACGCTGGTGATCGACCGAGCGGCGGACGCATCTGGCCAGCTGGCTGCCGACGACGTCGTCCTGCTCGGCAGTCCGGGGATGGACAACAGGGCCGTCGAGCTCGAGGTCGACGGCGTGTACGAGGCGTCGGCGCCGGTCGACCCGATCACCTGGGGCGAGTTCCACGGGCAGTACCGGACGTGGGAGGACTCCTTCGGGGCCGAGGAGCTGCCGACGGACTGGCGCAACTGGCACACCGGCTACTACGACGAGGACGGCTCGACGCTGACCCCGATCGGCGAGGTCGTGGGCGGGGTCCGGGAGCCGGCATGACCCGCTGTGCCCGGGAACACGCAGTCGCTCCCGGCCATTGGATCGGGTGACGGCACGCCCACGGTGGGTCGCCACCGGGCTCCCGGTCGGCCCCGTGGCCTACCGTGGCGTCGCCGAGGGCACGCGGGGAGCGACCGCGTCGTCCGGCGCCGGACCAACCGGCGCCTGCACCGAGCACCACCGACAGGAGCACCGTGGCACCCACGAAGACCACGCACACCGGCACCCGGACCGCCGCGGCGACCGCCGGGGGCACGAGCACCCCTGCCCGCCGCCGGACCGCCGCCGGCGGTGGACGGCCGCTGGTCATCGTGGAGTCCCCCACAAAGGCCGGCAAGATCGCGGGGTACCTGGGCAGCGGCTACGTCGTCGAGGCCAGCGTCGGGCACATCCGCGACCTGCCGCGCAACGCCGCCGACGTGCCGGCCGAGCACAAGGGCGCGTCCTGGGCGCGGCTGGGCGTCGACGTCGACAACGCCTTCGAGCCGCTGTACGTGGTCAGCCCCGACCGCAAGCAGCAGGTCAGCCGGTTGAAGCAGCTGGTGAAGGACGCCAGCGAGGTCTACCTCGCGACAGACGAGGACCGCGAGGGCGAGGCCATCGCCTGGCACCTGGTCGACACGCTCAAGCCGCGCGTGCCGGTGCGGCGCATGGTCTTCCACGAGATCACCCCCGAGGCGATCGCCCGCGCCGTGGCCAACCCGCGGGAGCTGGACACCGCGCTGGTCGACGCGCAGGAGACCCGCCGCATCCTCGACCGTCTCTACGGCTACGAGGTCAGCCCCGTGCTGTGGAAGAAGGTCCTGCCCAAGCTCTCGGCCGGGCGCGTGCAGTCGGTGGCCACCCGGATCGTCGTCGAGCGCGAGCGGGAACGGATGGCCTTCCACTCGGCCGACTACTGGTCGCTGGAGGGCACCTTCACCGTCACCGGCCGGCGCACCAGCGCGGACGAGGGCGAGCCGACCACGCTGCGCGCCCGCCTGGTCAGCGTCGACGACAGCCGGGTCGCGACCGGCCGTGACTTCGACCCCGCCACCGGACGGGCGACCGGCGAGGTCGTGCACCTGGACGAGGCCGGCGCCCGCGGTCTGGCGGCCCGGCTCGAGGGCCGGCAGGTCACCGTCAGCCGGGTGGACGAGAAGCCCTACCGGCGGCGCCCGTACGCGCCGTTCACCACCTCGACGCTGCAGATGGAGGCCGGCCGCAAGCTCGGCTGGTCCTCGGCGCAGGTCATGCGGGTGGCGCAGCGGCTGTACGAGAACGGCCACATCACCTACATGCGGACCGACTCGACGAACCTGTCGAACGAGGCCGTCAACGCCGCCCGCACCCAGGCCCGCCAGCTCTACGGCGACGCCTACGTCCCGGCCGAGGCGCGCCGCTACGCCAAGAAGGCCAAGGGCGCCCAGGAGGCGCACGAGGCGATCCGGCCCGCCGGTGACAGCTTCCGCACCCCCGGTCAGCTCGCCGGTCAGCTCGCCCGCGACGAGTTCCGCCTCTACGAGCTGATCTGGCAGCGCACCATCGCCTCTCAGATGGCCGACGCCGTCGGGCAGAGCGTCAGCATCCGGCTGGCCGGGCGCAGCAGCACCGACGAGGCGGTCGAGTTCACCGCCAGCGGCCGCACCATCACCTTCCCCGGCTTCCTGCGCGCCTACGTCGAGTCGCGCGACGAGGGCGCCGCCGCCGACGACGACCACGGCAGCGACGACGCCGAGCGCCGGCTGCCCCGGGTCGAGCGCGGCCAGCAGCTCGACACCCGGGAACTGGAGGCCAAGGGCCACTCGACGACCCCGCCGTCCCGCTACACCGAGCCGAGCCTCGTCGCGCGGCTGGAGGAGCTGGGTATCGGCCGGCCGTCCACCTACGCCTCGATCATGCAGACGATCCAGGACCGCGGGTACGTCTGGAAGAAGGGCTCGGCGCTGGTACCCACCTTCGTGGCCTTCGCCGTGATCAACCTGCTGGAGCAGCACTTCGCCCAGCTCGTCGACTACGACTTCACCGCCTCGCTGGAGCAGGAGCTCGACGAGATCGCGGCCGGCGACCTGGGCCGGGTCGACTGGCTCACCGAGTTCTACTTCGGCGGCGAGGGCCGGCACGCCGGCGGCATCGCGGCCTCCGGCGGACTCAAGTCGGTGATCGGCCAGCGGCTGGAGGAGATCGACGCCCGCGGGGTCAACTCCATCCCGCTGCAGGCCACCGGGCCGAACGGCGAGCGGGTCGTCGTCCGGGTCGGGCGCTACGGGCCCTACCTGCAGGTCGGCGGCGAGGACGGCCCCCGCGTCAGCCTCCCCGAGGACCTCGCCCCCGACGAGCTGACCCAGGAGAAGGTCGAGGAGCTGCTCGCCGCACCGTCCGGCGACCGCACGCTCGGGACCGACCCGGTGTCCGGGCTGCCCGTCGTGGTCAAGGCCGGCCGGTACGGCCCCTACGTCACCACCGTGGTGCCCGAGGGCAGCAAGGAGGCCCCGCGCACGGCCAGCCTCTTCTCGTCCATGTCGCCGGAGTCGGTGACCCTCGACGACGCGCTGAAGCTGCTCACGCTACCGCGCACCGTGGGCGCCGCGCCGGACGGCGAGGAGATCCAGGCGCTCAACGGCCGCTACGGGCCCTACCTGAAGAAGGGCACCGACTCCCGCTCGCTGGAGTCCGAGGACCGGCTTTTCACCGTCACCCTCGACGAGGCGCTGGCTGTGTTCGCCCAGCCCAAGCAGCGGGGCCGCCGGGCCGCCGCCGCGCCGCTCAAGGAGCTGGGCGCCGACCCGGTCACCCAGGGCACGGTCACCGTCCGCGAGGGTCGGTTCGGCCCGTACGTGACCGACGGCGAGACCAACGCCAGCCTGCGCAAGGGCGACGACGTCGAGAGCATCACCCTCGAGCGCGCCGCCGAGCTGCTGGCCGACCGGCGCAACAACCCGAGCACGAAGAAGGCCACCAAGAAGAAGGCCACCGCCAAGAAGACGACGGCCAAGAAGGCGACCACGACGGGGAAGACGACGGCCAAGAAGGCCACGAAGAAGGCGACGGCGGGCAGCGACGCCGTCCCCGCCGGCTGACGTCCCCGTGCCGGCCGGCGAACCAGATCCGGACACGTGGCGGCAGCGGCGGACGTCGTTCGGCTCCGTCGCGGCCGGCTACGCGGCACACCGGCCGGACTACCCGGCCGACGCCGTGGCCTTCCTGGTCGGCACGTCCCCGCGGCGCGTGCTCGACCTGGGCGCCGGCACCGGCCTGCTGACCGGCGTCCTGCTGACGGCCGGGCACGAGGTCGTCGCCGTCGACCCGGCCGGCGAGATGCTGGCCGAGCTGCGCGCCCGGTACCCGCAGGTGACCGCGCACGTCGGCGACGCGGAGGCCGTCCCGCTGCCCGACGGCAGCGTCGACGCCGTGGTCGCGGGCCAGGCCGCGCACTGGTTCGACCCGGAGCCCGCGGCGGCGCAGCTGCGGCGGGTGCTGCGCCCCGGCGGCGTGGTCGGCCTGGTGTGGAACACCCGTGACGAGGAGGTCCCCTGGGTGGCCGCGCCGGGCCGGGTGCTGGCCGACGAGGCGCGTGGCCACGAGGCCGACCGGGGCGTCGTCGACGCCTTCGCCCGCGCGCTGGGCGCCCGGGTGGAG
Proteins encoded:
- a CDS encoding alpha/beta hydrolase, with amino-acid sequence MSAPTLAEVAGWDVPLLRGAVWTLDSVAGGLPAWRARVEAVGRSLEDASCWYGPAAQAAGAALVEVSTVATAVTAALDESLEHAQRLLAEADTAQELAERALAAAASVPVVLDGAGRLVSLPAVQVGAEPGLGADQTAVALQAQELAEEALAAAVRGDRAAGEAEAALARLGMGGGSAPATSMDLVGTVVAGTGMAAVLPPPGGPGEQAAWWAGLSTADRLTAISEVPSRIGRLDGLPAWARNQANRVLVERTLTEPSLPGHAVAVSVAAEITRREVAGEEVQLHLFQPEEGLVALAVGDLDTADHVALLVPGTGIDPIEDLDGLVGDAAAVAGATRAAAPAAAVATIAWMGYRAPSNLVKAPSPHYSWPGGRALDATLGGLASARAATSGGRPHTTVIGHSYGTLVIDRAADASGQLAADDVVLLGSPGMDNRAVELEVDGVYEASAPVDPITWGEFHGQYRTWEDSFGAEELPTDWRNWHTGYYDEDGSTLTPIGEVVGGVREPA
- a CDS encoding class I SAM-dependent methyltransferase yields the protein MPAGEPDPDTWRQRRTSFGSVAAGYAAHRPDYPADAVAFLVGTSPRRVLDLGAGTGLLTGVLLTAGHEVVAVDPAGEMLAELRARYPQVTAHVGDAEAVPLPDGSVDAVVAGQAAHWFDPEPAAAQLRRVLRPGGVVGLVWNTRDEEVPWVAAPGRVLADEARGHEADRGVVDAFARALGARVEHHRSGIVQRLSPEQVVAGIATRSYVATMDDARREAFLGEVRAVLDAHPDTRGRDVVDLPYRTDAHRLTPA
- the topA gene encoding type I DNA topoisomerase, with the translated sequence MAPTKTTHTGTRTAAATAGGTSTPARRRTAAGGGRPLVIVESPTKAGKIAGYLGSGYVVEASVGHIRDLPRNAADVPAEHKGASWARLGVDVDNAFEPLYVVSPDRKQQVSRLKQLVKDASEVYLATDEDREGEAIAWHLVDTLKPRVPVRRMVFHEITPEAIARAVANPRELDTALVDAQETRRILDRLYGYEVSPVLWKKVLPKLSAGRVQSVATRIVVERERERMAFHSADYWSLEGTFTVTGRRTSADEGEPTTLRARLVSVDDSRVATGRDFDPATGRATGEVVHLDEAGARGLAARLEGRQVTVSRVDEKPYRRRPYAPFTTSTLQMEAGRKLGWSSAQVMRVAQRLYENGHITYMRTDSTNLSNEAVNAARTQARQLYGDAYVPAEARRYAKKAKGAQEAHEAIRPAGDSFRTPGQLAGQLARDEFRLYELIWQRTIASQMADAVGQSVSIRLAGRSSTDEAVEFTASGRTITFPGFLRAYVESRDEGAAADDDHGSDDAERRLPRVERGQQLDTRELEAKGHSTTPPSRYTEPSLVARLEELGIGRPSTYASIMQTIQDRGYVWKKGSALVPTFVAFAVINLLEQHFAQLVDYDFTASLEQELDEIAAGDLGRVDWLTEFYFGGEGRHAGGIAASGGLKSVIGQRLEEIDARGVNSIPLQATGPNGERVVVRVGRYGPYLQVGGEDGPRVSLPEDLAPDELTQEKVEELLAAPSGDRTLGTDPVSGLPVVVKAGRYGPYVTTVVPEGSKEAPRTASLFSSMSPESVTLDDALKLLTLPRTVGAAPDGEEIQALNGRYGPYLKKGTDSRSLESEDRLFTVTLDEALAVFAQPKQRGRRAAAAPLKELGADPVTQGTVTVREGRFGPYVTDGETNASLRKGDDVESITLERAAELLADRRNNPSTKKATKKKATAKKTTAKKATTTGKTTAKKATKKATAGSDAVPAG